A window of Nitrosopumilus sp. b3 contains these coding sequences:
- a CDS encoding glycosyltransferase family 39 protein encodes MIHDSINPSFISDSTFFIGVSNNLFDGKGLTSSYIPSNYDYAGIHGNDISNLIKTNPNINSEYSKPPVFFILEGAFFEITNANESNWVFITSVFTAIISSFFIVLFYLLIRKYFEPFIAVSSTLVVFTSFFFLTEITHGMAHTLTYLFIVLAFFFLEKKIKHYFLFGLFISLGILTHELAVIPLFSYITFLIFKYEIKGSLIVLGTWFIILFPWMIRQFQIFGDFGIGVGIPFSNTISSFFIAESIESSPILGLENELISASAYLQQLFFNSHLPYNLPKTDLLVFFFIFVGFSFFLSTKLQKCFFISKIKQKIFLILTLSLILILFLGIFDILILNGITLIYETLNNQFYSEESTMDSDQEINRLTLVIQFLIIFIPIITLIYFLRKYFLKNNLFDKDLTRFHSIIPFIMIFSIFAMYIVTIRAGGVYFPPFYPALFLTLPLGILGLKKFIGFFIFDDTKLKKFLPYVVIGIILIISISFILDQSISWIITIHEFDWRTNENFPDFYNWFNENINNESVIMTTYPANTYLNTGNPTVPIPNEFYSNSFETKRYIEHYNVEYILLLNPIPTDIIRAKLSSFTPVVTCNQDCMILKYNPNQENYIELAAKEFLEVYNYDVLKIKKFLYDDFGWDPKPNEDGEIQLRLNFTDEDVNKLSISFIESTFDQINPIIQLRQEKNKQSLENAKIHEQSNQYYDALSIYDKLLETNKFDFKALEGKIRVYQNLDDKTQVNKIFDEIYLLYQEKINTKSPFDSPIETFQTKYLETIRSEIHYWQNESSDRKLLDAYEEFFELDKFSQEGWYGKAETLEKLGKLPEAIRDYNFLLRVVPSEQTDEIQNKITEIENRLKLEPKNNKQRTRIISK; translated from the coding sequence GTGATTCATGATAGTATTAACCCCTCATTTATTTCTGATTCCACTTTCTTCATTGGTGTAAGTAATAATCTGTTTGATGGTAAGGGATTAACATCATCTTATATCCCATCGAATTATGATTATGCTGGTATACATGGTAATGATATTTCAAATCTAATTAAAACAAATCCTAATATTAATTCTGAATATAGTAAGCCACCTGTATTTTTTATTTTGGAAGGGGCATTTTTTGAAATTACAAATGCAAACGAATCGAATTGGGTTTTCATTACATCTGTTTTTACTGCAATAATTTCATCATTTTTCATAGTTTTATTTTATCTCTTGATCAGAAAATACTTTGAACCCTTTATTGCAGTATCTTCTACATTAGTTGTTTTCACGTCATTTTTCTTTTTAACGGAAATAACACATGGAATGGCACATACATTGACTTATCTTTTCATTGTACTGGCATTTTTTTTCCTAGAAAAAAAAATTAAACATTATTTTTTATTTGGATTGTTTATTTCTCTTGGAATTTTAACACATGAATTAGCAGTTATACCATTATTCAGTTACATTACATTTTTGATTTTTAAATATGAGATCAAAGGATCTTTAATAGTTTTAGGTACTTGGTTTATTATTTTATTCCCTTGGATGATTAGACAATTTCAAATATTTGGAGATTTTGGCATAGGAGTTGGAATACCTTTTTCCAACACAATTTCATCATTTTTTATTGCTGAATCCATTGAATCCTCTCCGATTTTAGGATTGGAAAATGAATTAATCTCTGCTTCTGCATATCTACAACAACTTTTTTTCAATTCACATTTACCTTATAATTTACCTAAAACTGATCTTTTAGTATTTTTTTTCATATTTGTAGGATTTTCTTTCTTTTTGTCAACTAAATTACAAAAATGCTTTTTCATATCAAAGATAAAACAAAAAATATTTTTGATATTAACACTTTCTCTTATTTTAATATTATTTTTAGGTATTTTTGATATTTTAATTCTTAATGGAATTACTTTAATTTATGAAACTTTGAACAATCAATTTTATTCTGAAGAATCAACAATGGATTCTGATCAAGAAATAAATAGATTAACTTTAGTTATACAATTTCTAATTATTTTTATTCCTATTATTACTTTGATATATTTTTTAAGAAAATACTTTTTGAAAAATAATCTTTTTGATAAAGATCTCACAAGATTTCATTCAATAATCCCTTTCATTATGATTTTTTCAATTTTTGCAATGTATATTGTAACTATTAGAGCAGGAGGTGTTTATTTTCCACCATTTTACCCAGCTTTATTTTTAACTCTTCCATTAGGAATACTAGGATTAAAAAAATTTATAGGATTTTTTATTTTTGATGACACTAAACTGAAAAAATTTTTACCATATGTTGTTATTGGAATTATTCTTATCATTTCAATTTCTTTTATTTTAGATCAAAGTATTTCTTGGATTATCACAATTCATGAATTTGATTGGAGAACTAATGAAAATTTTCCAGATTTTTATAATTGGTTTAATGAAAATATAAACAATGAATCTGTAATTATGACTACTTATCCTGCAAATACTTATCTTAATACTGGAAATCCTACAGTTCCAATCCCAAATGAATTTTATTCTAACTCATTTGAAACAAAAAGATACATTGAACATTATAATGTAGAATATATTTTACTTCTAAATCCTATTCCTACGGATATAATACGTGCAAAACTTTCATCTTTTACTCCTGTTGTTACTTGCAATCAAGACTGTATGATTTTAAAATATAATCCAAATCAAGAGAATTACATTGAACTTGCTGCTAAAGAATTTTTGGAGGTTTACAATTATGATGTCCTGAAAATCAAAAAGTTTCTTTATGATGACTTCGGATGGGATCCAAAACCAAATGAAGATGGAGAAATCCAATTAAGACTCAACTTTACTGATGAAGATGTTAATAAATTATCAATATCATTCATTGAATCCACATTTGATCAGATTAATCCTATCATACAATTAAGACAAGAAAAAAATAAACAATCTTTAGAAAATGCAAAAATCCATGAACAATCTAATCAGTATTATGATGCATTATCTATATATGATAAACTTTTAGAAACTAACAAGTTTGATTTTAAAGCATTAGAAGGTAAAATTCGTGTTTATCAGAATCTTGATGATAAAACTCAAGTAAACAAAATTTTTGATGAAATTTATTTGTTATATCAAGAAAAAATAAATACAAAAAGTCCTTTTGATTCACCAATTGAAACTTTCCAAACAAAATATCTGGAAACTATTCGTTCTGAGATACATTACTGGCAAAATGAATCTAGTGATCGTAAACTACTTGATGCATATGAAGAATTTTTTGAACTTGATAAATTTAGTCAAGAAGGTTGGTATGGAAAAGCAGAAACCTTAGAAAAATTAGGTAAATTACCTGAAGCGATACGAGATTATAATTTCTTACTTAGAGTGGTCCCTTCTGAACAAACTGATGAAATTCAAAATAAAATAACTGAAATAGAAAACCGTTTGAAGTTAGAACCAAAAAATAATAAACAACGAACTAGAATAATTAGTAAATGA